From Polaribacter butkevichii, a single genomic window includes:
- a CDS encoding OmpH family outer membrane protein, which translates to MKKIFLLVVLILSASISWSQRNQLIAYIDMEYILENVPEYLEAQNTLDAKIAKWRKKLDDQARHIEVLKTDLANEKAILTKDLIEEKEEEISLKQVELRRLESLYFGPKGDMFSVRKQLVKPIQDQVYNAIQSISKRKKYDFVFDKSTDLVMLYSNKKYDISDLVLATIDRSRLIDEKDKKRQEQLLAPEKGLTDRQKEAISKKEAAQAKKIADVEAKKKLIAEKREKLLKQREEKRQLLREKKEALRKKKEQEKKEQE; encoded by the coding sequence ATGAAAAAAATATTTTTATTAGTCGTTCTTATACTTAGTGCTAGTATTTCTTGGTCTCAAAGAAATCAATTAATTGCTTATATAGATATGGAGTATATTCTAGAAAATGTTCCAGAATATTTAGAAGCACAAAACACTCTTGATGCAAAAATTGCTAAATGGAGAAAAAAATTAGATGACCAAGCAAGACATATAGAAGTTTTAAAAACAGACTTAGCCAACGAAAAAGCAATTCTAACAAAAGACCTAATTGAAGAAAAAGAAGAAGAAATTAGTTTAAAACAAGTAGAATTAAGAAGATTAGAATCTTTATACTTTGGTCCTAAGGGAGATATGTTCTCTGTGAGAAAGCAATTGGTAAAACCAATTCAAGATCAGGTTTACAATGCGATTCAAAGTATTTCTAAAAGAAAAAAATATGATTTTGTTTTTGATAAATCTACCGATTTGGTTATGCTATATTCAAATAAAAAATACGATATTAGCGACCTTGTTTTAGCAACTATAGATCGAAGTAGATTAATAGACGAAAAAGATAAGAAAAGACAAGAGCAACTTCTTGCTCCTGAAAAAGGATTGACAGATAGACAAAAGGAAGCTATTAGTAAAAAAGAGGCAGCACAAGCAAAAAAAATTGCAGATGTTGAAGCAAAAAAGAAACTAATTGCAGAAAAAAGAGAAAAACTATTAAAACAAAGAGAAGAGAAAAGACAATTGCTTAGAGAGAAAAAAGAAGCGTTAAGAAAGAAAAAAGAACAAGAAAAAAAAGAACAAGAATAA
- the bamA gene encoding outer membrane protein assembly factor BamA, with protein sequence MKLFSATIMLMALFFTFSAKAQNEKDSLSIVKKDTTSTKNTSFEKGKEYILGSISVTGLKKFSEETVRVFTGLRNGQAIKLPGDKLTSAIKKLYESKQFSNVDVYLARLDGNTVYLQFDVLELPQLNNITITGIKKGKAKELKKDAELKRGAMVTDNLIVTTKNYFTKKYTDKGFLKTKVNLDVKKDTSDVNIVNMAIFIDKGKKIKIKDILFTGNKALSNKKLKKAMKNTKEKFLGRFWKASKYIEEDYQEDLESILDKYSRLGYRDARILSDKISWNDDNTINIHLDIEEGRQYRFAEILFIGNKEYTDEQLQRYLKIEKGDVYNGAVLEERIKGDGSPTSQDISTLYQDNGFLFSSVNAVETRVKNDSITVEIRIREDEKARIRKVSVSGNDKTNDHVLFRELRVKPGDLFSRSAIIRSIREIGQLGFFDSNVTPDVIPDYQNKTADIDFTVVEKGGSQIELQGGYGGGSFIGTLGLSFNNFSFKNIFNKDAYKPLPMGDGQTLALRLQTSRTYSTYSFSFTEPWLGGKKPKSLSFSIYSSNQYQLDFSTYDVDKSKSLSIIGASLGLGQRLKWPDDYFQLSQTISYQALKSNDYNFGLAGINLNNGTLNNLSYNITLSRNSAGPSLIFPTYGSEFSVGAKATLPYSLLNKKDYSDPNLSDLEKYKWLEYYKFNVKGKWYTSFTEKLVLMTNAEVGYLGSYNHELGATPVERYFVGGDGIAAYQLDGRETIGLRGYENSGLSSNFGGTIYNKFQLELRYSITDAPSASIYTLGFLEAGNSYDNFQEFNPFELKRSAGVGVRIFMPAFGLLGIDFAHGFDPLPGQTVKSGWQTHFIIGKQF encoded by the coding sequence ATGAAATTATTTTCTGCTACAATAATGCTAATGGCATTATTTTTTACTTTTAGTGCCAAAGCACAAAACGAGAAGGATAGTCTATCAATTGTAAAAAAAGATACAACTTCTACTAAAAACACTTCCTTTGAAAAAGGAAAAGAATATATTCTAGGAAGCATTAGTGTTACTGGTTTAAAAAAGTTTAGTGAAGAAACTGTTAGAGTTTTTACTGGTTTAAGAAATGGACAAGCCATAAAATTACCAGGAGATAAACTTACAAGCGCCATAAAAAAACTATACGAAAGTAAACAATTTAGCAATGTAGACGTTTACCTTGCTAGATTAGATGGCAATACCGTATACCTACAATTTGATGTTTTAGAATTACCTCAATTAAATAACATAACCATTACCGGAATTAAAAAAGGGAAGGCGAAAGAATTAAAAAAAGACGCAGAACTTAAAAGAGGAGCTATGGTTACAGATAACCTTATTGTAACTACTAAAAATTACTTTACCAAAAAATACACAGATAAAGGTTTCCTTAAAACAAAAGTAAATTTAGACGTTAAAAAAGACACCTCAGACGTTAATATTGTTAACATGGCTATCTTTATTGATAAAGGAAAAAAAATAAAAATTAAAGACATTCTTTTTACGGGTAACAAAGCGCTTTCTAACAAGAAATTAAAAAAAGCGATGAAAAACACCAAAGAAAAATTTCTTGGACGTTTTTGGAAAGCCTCTAAATATATAGAAGAAGATTACCAAGAAGATTTAGAAAGCATTTTAGACAAATACAGTAGATTAGGTTATAGAGATGCACGTATTCTTAGTGACAAAATTAGTTGGAATGATGACAATACCATTAACATTCATTTAGACATAGAAGAAGGTAGGCAATACCGTTTTGCAGAAATTTTATTTATAGGAAACAAAGAATATACAGACGAACAACTTCAAAGATATTTAAAAATTGAAAAAGGAGATGTGTACAATGGTGCCGTTTTAGAAGAACGTATTAAAGGAGATGGTAGCCCTACTTCGCAAGATATATCTACCTTATACCAAGATAATGGTTTTTTATTCTCTTCTGTTAATGCAGTAGAAACTAGAGTAAAAAACGATTCTATTACCGTAGAAATAAGAATTAGAGAAGATGAAAAAGCACGTATTAGAAAAGTAAGTGTTTCTGGTAATGATAAAACAAATGACCACGTATTATTTAGAGAATTACGTGTAAAACCAGGAGATTTATTTAGCAGAAGTGCCATTATTAGATCTATTAGAGAAATTGGTCAATTAGGTTTCTTTGACTCTAATGTTACACCAGATGTTATACCTGATTATCAAAATAAAACTGCAGATATAGATTTTACAGTTGTAGAAAAAGGAGGAAGTCAAATAGAACTACAAGGTGGTTATGGTGGTGGTTCTTTTATAGGAACTTTAGGTTTATCTTTTAATAATTTTTCTTTTAAAAACATCTTTAACAAAGACGCTTACAAACCCTTACCTATGGGAGATGGTCAAACATTAGCTTTAAGACTACAAACTAGTAGAACTTATAGCACTTATAGTTTTTCATTTACAGAACCATGGTTAGGCGGTAAAAAACCAAAATCTTTATCTTTTTCTATCTATTCATCAAACCAATATCAATTAGATTTTTCAACTTATGATGTAGATAAAAGTAAAAGTTTATCTATTATTGGAGCCTCTTTAGGGTTAGGACAACGTTTAAAATGGCCAGATGATTATTTTCAATTATCACAAACCATAAGTTACCAAGCATTAAAATCTAACGATTATAACTTTGGATTAGCAGGAATAAACCTTAATAACGGAACCTTAAACAACTTATCTTACAATATTACTTTGTCAAGAAACTCAGCGGGTCCAAGTTTAATTTTCCCTACTTATGGTTCTGAATTTTCTGTAGGAGCAAAAGCAACTTTACCGTATTCTTTACTAAACAAAAAAGATTATTCTGATCCTAATTTATCTGATTTAGAAAAGTACAAATGGTTAGAATATTATAAATTTAATGTAAAAGGAAAATGGTATACTTCTTTTACAGAAAAATTAGTATTAATGACCAATGCAGAAGTAGGATATTTAGGCTCTTATAATCATGAACTTGGCGCAACACCAGTAGAACGTTACTTTGTTGGTGGAGATGGTATTGCGGCTTACCAATTAGATGGTAGAGAAACAATCGGTTTAAGGGGATATGAAAACAGTGGTCTTTCATCTAATTTTGGAGGTACCATTTATAATAAATTTCAGTTAGAATTACGTTATTCGATAACAGATGCTCCGTCTGCCTCTATATATACTTTAGGTTTTTTAGAAGCAGGAAACTCTTATGACAATTTTCAAGAATTTAATCCGTTTGAATTAAAACGTTCAGCAGGAGTGGGTGTAAGAATATTTATGCCTGCATTTGGTCTATTAGGAATTGACTTTGCACATGGTTTTGATCCATTACCTGGGCAAACAGTAAAATCTGGCTGGCAAACACATTTTATTATTGGAAAACAATTCTAA
- a CDS encoding isoprenyl transferase produces MDKKLLIDLQKTPKHVAIIMDGNGRWAKGKGMNRIFGHRNALTAVRESVSAASKINVEAITLYAFSTENWNRPKLEVDALMSLLINSLKKELPGFLKNGVKVNAIGLISSLPKKAQNVLADVISQTKNNTDIVLTFALSYGSREEIVNTIKNISKKVVNNELNIEEIDENTINNHLYTFNLPDVDLMIRTSGEQRISNFLLWQMAYAELYFTDILWPDFREEHFYDAIIDYQNRERRFGKTSEQITE; encoded by the coding sequence ATGGATAAAAAATTACTTATCGACTTACAAAAAACGCCAAAACATGTTGCCATTATAATGGATGGTAATGGTCGTTGGGCCAAGGGTAAAGGGATGAATAGAATTTTTGGCCATAGAAATGCCTTAACAGCAGTTAGAGAATCTGTTAGCGCAGCTTCCAAAATAAATGTTGAAGCAATTACTTTATATGCTTTTTCTACAGAAAATTGGAATCGACCAAAATTAGAAGTAGACGCATTAATGAGTTTACTTATTAATTCATTAAAAAAAGAATTACCTGGCTTTTTAAAAAACGGAGTAAAAGTAAATGCAATAGGTTTAATTAGTAGCTTACCCAAAAAAGCTCAAAATGTTTTAGCAGACGTTATTTCTCAAACAAAAAACAATACAGATATTGTTTTAACTTTTGCATTGAGCTACGGTTCTAGAGAAGAAATTGTTAACACTATTAAAAACATATCCAAAAAAGTTGTTAATAATGAGCTAAATATTGAAGAAATTGATGAAAATACTATAAATAACCATTTATATACGTTTAATTTGCCCGACGTTGACTTAATGATAAGAACTAGTGGCGAACAACGCATTAGTAATTTCTTGTTATGGCAAATGGCATATGCCGAATTATATTTTACAGATATACTTTGGCCAGATTTTAGAGAAGAGCATTTTTACGATGCAATCATAGATTATCAGAATAGAGAACGAAGATTTGGAAAAACAAGCGAACAAATTACAGAATAA
- a CDS encoding DUF6089 family protein — MKKKILFFVFVSFTSIFLGQLHEVGLSLGGTNYVGDIGKNYYFSPNKPAGALFYKYNWNPRVALRATYSYLPISGDDANADIRYRKDRDLHFSNTINELAVGIEFNFYEYDLSSDDKTWTPYLLLELATFNYNSVAGNRTSTNEYKNTNKTSYAIPFGIGYKSKLFGTLAFALEAKFRYTFTDNLDDRLYDSSNEIPTGLSETTKRNLKGDGNDWYMFTGVSIIYTFGRPACYTNGL; from the coding sequence ATGAAAAAAAAAATATTATTTTTTGTATTTGTAAGTTTCACCTCTATATTCTTGGGGCAACTTCATGAAGTAGGCCTCTCTTTAGGAGGCACAAACTATGTTGGAGACATTGGTAAAAACTATTATTTTTCACCAAACAAACCTGCCGGAGCCTTATTTTACAAATATAATTGGAATCCTAGAGTTGCATTAAGAGCAACTTATAGTTATCTACCTATCTCTGGAGATGATGCAAATGCAGACATTAGATATAGAAAAGACAGAGACTTACATTTTTCGAATACAATAAATGAATTAGCTGTTGGTATCGAATTTAATTTTTATGAGTATGATTTATCTTCTGATGATAAAACATGGACTCCATACCTACTCTTAGAATTAGCTACTTTTAACTATAACTCGGTAGCCGGTAACCGAACTTCTACAAACGAATACAAAAACACTAACAAAACATCCTACGCAATTCCTTTTGGTATCGGATATAAATCTAAATTATTTGGTACTTTAGCATTTGCCCTAGAAGCAAAATTTAGATACACTTTTACAGATAACTTAGACGATAGGCTCTACGATTCTTCAAATGAAATCCCTACAGGTTTAAGCGAAACCACAAAAAGGAATTTAAAAGGAGATGGAAATGATTGGTACATGTTTACTGGAGTTTCTATCATTTATACCTTTGGAAGACCAGCTTGTTATACTAACGGATTATAA
- a CDS encoding NAD kinase gives MKKAAIYGQSYAISSDKEIKTLLHVLEKNKVDFYIEKEFYTLLVESNVLENNYKTFVSFNDLNSSFDIMFTLGGDGTFLRSVTHIRDLNIPILGINTGRLGFLANVPKDLIEESIKLIIKGDYTIQERTLVSVKTEPKTKDFTELNFALNEVTIAKKNTTSMIGVKTYLNGEYLTNYWADGLIIATPTGSTGYSLSCNGPVILPDSKNLVITPIAPHNLNARPMVISDETKVELKVDSREKSFLISLDSRVSSVPNNTKIFIEKTDFTIKSILPKNQSFLKTLRSKLLWGEDIRNKTNL, from the coding sequence GTGAAGAAAGCAGCAATTTACGGTCAATCTTACGCCATTTCATCAGATAAAGAAATTAAAACTTTATTACACGTTTTAGAAAAAAATAAGGTTGATTTCTATATTGAAAAAGAATTTTATACTCTTTTGGTTGAGAGCAATGTTTTAGAAAATAATTATAAAACCTTTGTTAGTTTTAATGATTTAAACAGCTCTTTCGATATTATGTTTACGCTTGGTGGCGACGGAACCTTTTTGCGTTCTGTTACCCACATTAGAGATTTAAACATCCCTATTTTAGGAATAAACACAGGTAGATTAGGTTTTTTAGCCAATGTACCAAAAGACCTTATAGAAGAAAGCATAAAATTAATAATTAAGGGAGATTATACAATACAAGAAAGAACGCTTGTATCTGTAAAAACAGAACCAAAAACAAAAGACTTTACCGAGCTAAATTTTGCCTTAAACGAAGTTACTATAGCAAAGAAAAACACCACATCTATGATTGGTGTAAAAACGTATTTAAACGGAGAATATCTTACCAATTATTGGGCAGATGGCTTAATAATAGCTACTCCTACAGGTTCTACTGGCTATTCTTTAAGTTGTAATGGCCCCGTTATTTTACCAGATTCTAAAAACTTAGTAATTACTCCAATTGCTCCTCATAATTTAAATGCAAGGCCCATGGTTATTTCTGATGAAACTAAAGTAGAATTAAAAGTAGACTCTAGAGAAAAGAGCTTTTTAATATCATTAGATTCTAGAGTTTCTAGTGTACCTAACAATACTAAAATTTTTATAGAAAAAACAGACTTTACAATAAAAAGTATTTTACCAAAAAATCAATCTTTTCTAAAGACATTAAGAAGCAAACTCTTATGGGGAGAAGACATTAGAAACAAAACAAATCTTTAA
- a CDS encoding CBS domain-containing protein: protein MNDYILKEITPLHLKDAVKKAQKVFKNYPITHFPVVENNKLLGSFAEDDVQTIENNEEELVKSSHLLNSFFADDKATVLELLKIFADNDTNIIPVLDEQKEYVGYFDLRDVLDVFSTSPFMIEESETLIIEKLRNDYSMSQVVQIIESNGGKLLGLYISEKKADTIQITIKVISDEINEIMQTLRRYDYKIISMHENDIYLEDLKSRSEYLQKYLEM, encoded by the coding sequence ATGAACGACTATATATTAAAAGAAATAACACCACTTCACTTAAAAGACGCTGTAAAAAAGGCTCAAAAAGTGTTTAAAAATTACCCTATCACCCATTTTCCTGTAGTTGAAAACAACAAACTACTAGGTTCTTTTGCAGAAGATGATGTACAAACGATTGAAAATAATGAAGAAGAATTAGTAAAATCTTCACATTTATTAAATTCTTTTTTTGCGGATGACAAAGCAACTGTTTTAGAACTATTAAAAATTTTTGCTGATAACGACACCAATATTATACCTGTTTTAGATGAACAAAAAGAATATGTTGGCTATTTTGATCTGCGTGATGTTCTAGACGTTTTTTCTACAAGTCCTTTTATGATTGAAGAAAGCGAGACTTTAATTATAGAAAAACTTAGAAATGATTATTCTATGAGTCAAGTAGTTCAAATTATAGAATCTAATGGCGGTAAATTATTAGGTTTGTATATTTCAGAAAAAAAAGCAGATACTATTCAAATTACCATTAAAGTAATTTCGGATGAAATAAATGAAATAATGCAAACCCTTAGAAGATATGATTATAAAATTATATCTATGCACGAAAATGATATTTATTTAGAGGATTTAAAGAGTAGATCTGAATATTTACAAAAATATCTAGAAATGTAA
- a CDS encoding pyridoxine 5'-phosphate synthase, translating to MTKLSVNINKIATLRNSRGGNVPNLLTVATDIEGFGAQGITIHPRPDERHIRYQDARDLKNIVTTEYNIEGNPIKSFMDLVLEVKPTQVTLVPDALDAITSNAGWDTITHQSFLQEVIKEFQQNGIRTSIFIDTDAKLIEAAAKTGADRVELYTEDFATQFDLGNFDAIKPYTEAAVLAHKLGLGVNAGHDLSLDNIKFFKENIPNLDEVSIGHALIAESLYLGLENVVNMYLHRLK from the coding sequence ATGACAAAGTTAAGTGTAAATATTAATAAAATTGCAACTTTAAGAAATTCTCGTGGCGGAAACGTACCTAATTTATTAACAGTTGCCACGGATATTGAAGGGTTTGGTGCTCAGGGAATTACAATTCACCCAAGACCAGATGAAAGACATATTCGTTACCAAGATGCTAGAGATTTAAAAAATATTGTTACTACAGAGTATAATATTGAAGGAAATCCTATAAAATCTTTTATGGATTTGGTTTTAGAAGTAAAACCAACTCAAGTTACTTTGGTGCCAGATGCCCTAGATGCAATTACGTCTAATGCTGGTTGGGATACCATTACGCATCAATCTTTTTTACAAGAAGTAATTAAAGAATTTCAACAAAACGGAATTAGAACATCTATTTTTATTGATACGGATGCTAAGCTAATTGAAGCTGCTGCAAAAACTGGTGCTGATAGAGTAGAGTTGTATACAGAAGATTTTGCAACGCAATTCGATTTAGGAAATTTTGATGCTATAAAGCCTTATACTGAAGCGGCTGTTTTAGCTCATAAATTAGGATTAGGTGTTAATGCTGGGCACGATTTAAGCTTAGATAATATTAAGTTTTTTAAAGAGAATATTCCTAATTTAGACGAAGTTTCTATTGGACACGCGCTAATTGCAGAGAGTTTATACTTAGGTTTAGAAAATGTTGTAAATATGTATTTACATCGACTAAAATAG
- a CDS encoding alpha/beta fold hydrolase, producing MSNNLILHSTIKGEGKPLLILHGYFGMSDNWKTLGNQFSEDYQVHLIDQRNHGRSFHEDEFNYEVLVEDLHAYIQHYQLEQVHIIGHSMGGKTAMLFAVTYPNLVDKLIIVDISPRQYQPHHNAILAGLNSIDFSVENSRSKVDKKLASLIPELGVRQFLLKNVYWKEKGQLAFRFNLESLTDNNIEIGEALPSFTVFEKDTLFLKGEKSNYITKDEEPIIEAHFPNSKIVEIKNAGHWLHAENPKQFYDEVSTFLK from the coding sequence ATGTCAAATAACCTAATATTACATTCAACCATAAAAGGAGAAGGAAAACCGTTGTTAATTTTACATGGTTATTTTGGAATGTCTGATAACTGGAAAACTTTAGGAAATCAGTTTTCTGAGGATTATCAAGTTCATTTAATTGATCAAAGAAATCACGGACGTAGTTTTCATGAAGACGAATTTAATTATGAAGTTTTAGTTGAAGATTTACATGCTTACATACAACATTACCAATTAGAACAAGTACATATTATAGGGCATTCTATGGGCGGAAAAACAGCAATGTTGTTTGCTGTTACATATCCTAATTTGGTTGATAAATTAATTATTGTTGATATTTCTCCAAGACAATATCAGCCACATCATAATGCAATTTTAGCGGGCTTAAATTCTATTGATTTTTCCGTAGAAAATTCTAGAAGTAAGGTTGATAAAAAACTAGCATCGTTAATTCCAGAATTAGGTGTGCGTCAGTTTTTATTAAAAAATGTCTACTGGAAAGAAAAAGGGCAATTGGCATTTAGATTCAATTTAGAATCTTTAACCGATAATAACATAGAAATAGGAGAAGCATTGCCTTCTTTTACTGTTTTTGAAAAAGATACCTTGTTTTTAAAAGGAGAAAAATCTAATTACATAACAAAAGATGAAGAGCCAATTATAGAGGCGCATTTTCCGAATTCTAAAATTGTAGAAATTAAAAATGCTGGTCATTGGTTGCATGCCGAAAATCCAAAACAATTTTACGATGAAGTTTCTACGTTTTTAAAGTAA
- a CDS encoding phosphatase PAP2 family protein → MKKLLVFSLLLFMYSFTYSQNQSINLNLKKDRDLWQKFTYDLGNMAGGMGYAYSRPLHWKGKQLNNLAYVAAGTSALYLVDDHIDNWANNWRGDVPRWLADYGNEYGSPNNNFMITGAVYLTGLISDNPKLRRTGVLLISSASASGLLQQISKRIVGRARPKADVGKGTFDPLHFDRVFNYDSFPSGHVMLGFTNAYILAKHFDSPWIKAGLYTVGSIPGFARIVDRFHWVSDVVFSTALSIFIVEAIDRYLDTKYDQKYNDKGKKKKIAWDIQFTPQSFGIVMNF, encoded by the coding sequence ATGAAGAAACTACTAGTATTTTCGCTATTACTATTTATGTATAGTTTTACGTATTCTCAGAACCAATCTATCAATCTAAATCTTAAAAAAGATAGAGATTTATGGCAAAAATTTACCTACGATTTAGGAAATATGGCTGGCGGAATGGGTTACGCTTACAGTAGACCTTTACATTGGAAAGGAAAACAATTAAATAATTTAGCCTATGTTGCAGCAGGAACTTCTGCTTTGTATTTGGTGGATGATCATATTGATAATTGGGCAAATAATTGGAGAGGAGATGTACCGCGTTGGTTAGCCGATTACGGTAATGAATACGGAAGTCCGAATAATAATTTTATGATTACTGGAGCTGTTTATTTAACAGGTTTAATTTCTGATAATCCAAAATTAAGAAGAACAGGGGTGCTTTTAATTTCATCTGCATCTGCATCTGGATTGTTACAACAGATTTCTAAAAGAATTGTTGGTCGTGCAAGACCGAAAGCAGATGTTGGTAAAGGAACTTTTGATCCTTTACATTTTGACAGGGTTTTTAATTATGATTCTTTTCCTTCTGGGCACGTAATGTTAGGTTTTACAAATGCATATATTCTTGCAAAACATTTTGATAGCCCTTGGATAAAGGCAGGATTATATACTGTAGGTTCTATACCTGGTTTTGCTAGAATTGTAGATCGTTTTCACTGGGTTTCTGATGTTGTTTTTTCTACAGCTTTAAGTATTTTTATTGTGGAAGCAATAGATAGATATTTAGATACAAAATACGATCAGAAATATAACGATAAGGGTAAAAAGAAAAAGATAGCTTGGGATATACAATTTACACCACAAAGTTTTGGTATTGTAATGAACTTTTAG